In Candidatus Berkelbacteria bacterium, the following are encoded in one genomic region:
- a CDS encoding 1-acyl-sn-glycerol-3-phosphate acyltransferase codes for MIIALFQYIAAGLSWGLLKTFSRLEVIGRENLREASRPLIVVSNHESHIDPQLVGVALLSRPSLFPLRFMAKNKIFYIPGLNLLIWMLGAFMAHRRKGIERSLRTPLHILKHNGSVMMFPEGKVIPERAKLGEGKRGAAMLALMTGSAILPLSINAPHDLPPFIPFALGRPRIIIRIGEPFYLNNIDYPDLSDGNTKKATKAIMEKIAELYFQHQY; via the coding sequence ATGATCATCGCTTTATTCCAATATATCGCCGCAGGCCTTAGCTGGGGACTACTGAAGACGTTTTCGCGCCTTGAGGTTATCGGTCGGGAAAATTTGCGGGAAGCCTCGCGGCCATTAATTGTCGTTTCCAACCATGAAAGTCACATCGATCCACAGTTGGTTGGGGTAGCGCTTCTTAGTCGGCCTTCGTTGTTTCCCTTGCGCTTTATGGCCAAAAACAAGATTTTTTACATTCCCGGGCTCAATCTTTTAATTTGGATGCTCGGTGCATTTATGGCCCATAGGCGTAAAGGCATTGAGCGTTCGCTTAGAACGCCGTTACATATCCTCAAGCACAACGGCTCGGTGATGATGTTTCCGGAGGGTAAGGTCATTCCAGAAAGAGCCAAGCTTGGTGAAGGTAAGCGCGGCGCGGCAATGTTGGCCTTGATGACTGGTTCAGCCATTCTGCCGCTATCCATAAACGCACCGCATGACTTGCCGCCATTCATCCCTTTTGCCCTCGGCCGACCGCGAATAATCATTCGAATCGGTGAGCCTTTTTACCTCAATAACATTGATTACCCAGATTTAAGTGACGGAAAC
- a CDS encoding isoleucine--tRNA ligase has translation MKFEAEPFKSLFELEESVLSYWSKNDIYAKSLAKNSGGEVFSFYDGPPFITGMPHWGTLLPTIAKDVIPRYQTMKGKYVRRIWGWDVHGLPAENQVEKKLGLKTKKDIEALGVEKFISECRKYVAETSLAWRWYIDHIGRWVDMENAYRTDNLAYMESVMWAFKQLYDKDLIYRGRRTSLYCPRCATPLSKFEVTMDEGSYRDVTDPGVTVAFRAEGDDVSLLAWTTTPWTLPANFGLAVDPEAEYVKVTDGEKRYILAHQALERYGDLDLEIVERFKGEKLLGQQYEPLFPHNAANSETDYKVYPATFVSMEEGTGIVHIAPGFGEDDSTLGEQVGLTVLETLDDQGHFKPELGEPLAGLYYKKADPIVTADLEKRGLLFKQESIAHSYPHCYRCETPLIYKAQVSWYLRIDPLRDELLKTNEQIKWVPEHFGSGRFRHNLETAPDWSLSRTRYWGSPIPVWETEDGEIFVPGSIEELEKLSGQKITDLHRPFIDQVELTLPSGKKARRVKEVLDCWFESGSMPYAQDHYPFENKEVFEAHFPADFIIEYTGQLRGWFYYLHVLGNALKQSAAFRNVVTTGVLFGTDGRKMSKSYGNYPDPKATIEKHSAEALRLYFMSSRVMQGEDMAISETDIRDSARALNVLHNSFRYLLTYAKAHSWQPAEAQSTDVLDRWISLRLEELIATSQASLGNFDLPGAARVIRPFIEDLSTWYIRRSRDRFVAGDAAALQTLYNVLVRFAEAVAPVLPFTAEHIYQTLTEKESVHLANYPTADEVSINEQSDLLRLMDQVRSIASTTHMLRSQEGISLRQPLSSLSVKGFTDLENRPEFSEILRDEVNVQQVDFQDKADEGWFRVNVEGGMIRLETKLTPELEAEGRYRELIRLLQDARKKAGLVVGEKAALTYFTSDEAYLNIFQTRAKDVATASGLAGLNVAESKVGLESSGDEALFVKFDKS, from the coding sequence ATGAAGTTTGAGGCCGAACCGTTCAAGTCGTTATTTGAGCTCGAAGAGTCCGTCCTTAGCTATTGGTCTAAGAACGATATTTATGCCAAATCCTTAGCGAAAAATTCTGGGGGCGAAGTTTTCTCGTTTTACGACGGGCCACCGTTTATTACTGGCATGCCGCACTGGGGGACGCTCCTACCGACAATCGCCAAAGATGTAATTCCGCGCTACCAAACAATGAAGGGCAAGTACGTCCGCCGCATCTGGGGCTGGGACGTACACGGCTTACCGGCGGAGAATCAGGTAGAGAAGAAGTTGGGCTTAAAAACTAAAAAAGATATCGAGGCGCTGGGAGTGGAGAAATTCATTTCAGAGTGTCGCAAGTATGTAGCCGAAACGTCCCTTGCTTGGCGCTGGTATATCGATCATATCGGCCGCTGGGTTGATATGGAAAACGCCTATCGTACCGACAATTTGGCGTACATGGAGTCGGTGATGTGGGCGTTTAAACAGTTGTATGACAAAGATTTGATTTACCGTGGCCGTCGCACTTCGCTGTATTGCCCACGCTGCGCCACGCCCCTAAGTAAGTTTGAGGTCACGATGGATGAAGGTAGCTACCGCGATGTCACCGATCCTGGTGTTACGGTTGCCTTCCGGGCTGAGGGCGACGACGTCTCGTTACTCGCGTGGACGACAACGCCTTGGACCTTGCCGGCTAATTTCGGCCTGGCCGTTGACCCCGAGGCTGAGTACGTCAAGGTTACGGACGGAGAGAAGCGTTACATCCTTGCCCATCAAGCGCTGGAGCGTTACGGGGACCTTGATCTAGAAATTGTTGAGCGCTTTAAAGGCGAAAAGCTACTTGGCCAACAGTACGAGCCACTTTTTCCTCACAACGCTGCCAACAGTGAGACTGACTATAAGGTTTATCCTGCGACGTTCGTTAGCATGGAGGAGGGTACCGGAATTGTTCACATCGCACCGGGATTTGGCGAAGACGACTCAACGCTCGGCGAACAAGTCGGTTTAACAGTGCTCGAAACGCTTGACGACCAAGGCCATTTCAAACCAGAACTCGGCGAGCCATTGGCGGGGCTTTACTACAAAAAAGCCGATCCGATCGTGACGGCTGATCTTGAGAAACGCGGTTTGTTATTCAAACAAGAATCTATCGCGCACTCATACCCGCATTGCTACCGCTGCGAGACGCCGCTTATCTATAAGGCCCAGGTTTCCTGGTATCTGCGGATTGATCCGCTACGCGATGAGCTACTAAAAACTAACGAACAGATCAAATGGGTGCCGGAGCATTTTGGCTCTGGTCGCTTCCGCCACAATCTTGAAACTGCACCGGACTGGTCGCTGTCGCGAACGCGTTACTGGGGCTCGCCAATTCCAGTTTGGGAGACAGAAGACGGCGAAATCTTTGTCCCAGGCTCGATCGAGGAATTAGAAAAGCTAAGTGGCCAAAAGATAACTGACTTGCACCGACCGTTTATCGACCAAGTTGAACTGACGCTGCCTAGTGGCAAGAAAGCCCGTCGGGTAAAAGAAGTGCTCGATTGCTGGTTCGAGTCGGGCTCGATGCCGTACGCCCAAGATCATTACCCCTTTGAGAATAAAGAAGTTTTTGAGGCCCACTTCCCGGCAGATTTTATAATTGAATACACCGGGCAACTTCGGGGATGGTTTTATTATTTGCACGTTCTTGGCAACGCTCTGAAGCAATCGGCCGCCTTTCGTAACGTTGTTACTACGGGCGTCCTTTTTGGGACCGATGGGCGCAAGATGTCAAAATCCTACGGCAACTACCCAGACCCAAAGGCGACAATAGAGAAACATAGCGCCGAAGCGCTACGTCTTTACTTTATGTCGAGCCGGGTGATGCAGGGGGAGGATATGGCTATCAGCGAAACTGACATTCGCGATTCTGCCCGTGCTCTAAACGTCCTACATAACTCGTTTCGGTATTTACTCACTTACGCTAAAGCTCACTCCTGGCAGCCAGCCGAAGCTCAAAGCACAGATGTGCTCGACCGCTGGATCAGTCTTCGTCTTGAGGAGCTTATCGCGACAAGCCAGGCGAGTCTAGGTAATTTCGATCTTCCAGGCGCCGCTAGGGTTATCCGCCCCTTCATCGAAGACCTCTCGACCTGGTATATACGTCGTAGCCGTGATCGTTTCGTGGCTGGCGATGCAGCGGCCTTACAGACCCTCTACAACGTGCTAGTGCGCTTTGCCGAAGCCGTCGCGCCAGTTCTGCCATTTACCGCCGAGCACATCTATCAGACTTTGACCGAAAAGGAATCGGTGCACCTAGCTAACTATCCGACGGCTGATGAGGTCTCGATCAATGAGCAGAGCGATTTGTTGCGCCTGATGGATCAGGTTCGTTCGATCGCCTCCACCACTCACATGTTACGTTCTCAGGAAGGCATCTCGCTGCGTCAGCCACTATCTAGCTTGAGCGTCAAAGGGTTTACCGACCTCGAGAACAGACCAGAATTTAGCGAAATCCTCCGCGATGAAGTCAACGTCCAGCAAGTCGACTTTCAAGACAAGGCCGATGAGGGTTGGTTCCGCGTCAACGTTGAAGGCGGCATGATCCGGCTTGAAACAAAGTTGACGCCAGAACTTGAGGCGGAAGGACGGTACCGCGAGCTTATCCGTCTGCTGCAAGATGCACGTAAAAAAGCCGGTCTTGTTGTTGGTGAGAAAGCCGCACTCACTTACTTTACGTCAGACGAAGCCTACCTAAATATTTTCCAAACCCGCGCTAAAGACGTCGCTACAGCAAGTGGTTTAGCAGGACTGAACGTTGCCGAGAGCAAGGTTGGACTAGAGTCGTCAGGCGACGAAGCTCTCTTTGTCAAATTCGATAAGTCTTGA
- the hisS gene encoding histidine--tRNA ligase — protein MDSQQLQPLSGFRDLVGSPKYEIASRLREIFESFGFISMDTPALERQDILLNKYGEEGQKQLYLFEDNGKRSVGLRFDLTVPLARYVAANRQSLNLPFKRYEIGSSWRAEKAQAGRLRQFTQADVDIVGVASLGAERELLEIIAAAEAVIAEFTVELNDRRLVARIFDELKVEMAIRGKVLRTLDKKAKISEEALSKELLVTGLTANQLRQMQGIFLSDKPTLDATAKLVGEEVVSDLASLLSYAKTLGLDVNYAPSMVRGLDYYTGTIIEASVKDAEVEVGSVIGGGRYDSLVEDLTGEKIPAVGISFGVDRLVDVTTEFIREGEIFIVLLPETENETRAWARKLRGLGKIVEVFPDSAIPLGKQIKYADKKGYAEIYLPTGEEWRQGQIVVKDLSSGAQRSYRRTEYEV, from the coding sequence ATGGATAGCCAACAACTTCAGCCTTTGAGCGGTTTTCGTGACCTTGTCGGCTCGCCCAAGTACGAGATAGCTAGTCGTTTACGCGAGATTTTCGAGTCCTTCGGCTTTATCTCCATGGACACTCCAGCGCTGGAGCGACAAGACATCCTGCTCAATAAGTACGGCGAAGAAGGCCAAAAACAACTCTACCTCTTTGAAGATAATGGCAAACGATCGGTTGGCTTGCGTTTCGACCTGACGGTGCCTCTTGCGAGGTACGTCGCCGCGAACCGCCAATCGCTGAACTTGCCATTCAAAAGGTACGAGATTGGCTCAAGTTGGCGAGCCGAGAAGGCTCAGGCCGGTCGGCTTCGCCAGTTTACTCAGGCCGATGTCGATATCGTCGGCGTGGCCTCGCTCGGGGCAGAACGCGAGCTATTGGAGATCATCGCCGCCGCCGAAGCGGTAATCGCTGAATTTACTGTCGAGCTCAATGATCGTCGTTTAGTCGCTAGAATTTTTGATGAACTCAAGGTTGAGATGGCGATAAGAGGCAAAGTATTGCGCACGCTCGACAAGAAAGCGAAGATCTCCGAAGAAGCTCTCAGCAAAGAGTTGCTCGTAACCGGCCTCACCGCGAATCAATTACGTCAAATGCAGGGGATATTTCTCTCCGATAAGCCTACGCTCGATGCCACGGCAAAATTAGTCGGCGAAGAGGTAGTGAGCGACTTGGCTAGTCTGCTCTCGTACGCTAAAACTCTTGGGCTAGACGTCAATTACGCGCCGAGTATGGTTCGGGGTCTGGACTACTACACCGGGACGATCATCGAGGCTTCCGTTAAAGACGCCGAAGTTGAGGTTGGCTCGGTTATCGGCGGCGGCCGCTACGACTCGTTGGTCGAAGACTTAACTGGTGAGAAAATTCCCGCCGTCGGCATCTCATTTGGCGTCGATCGTTTAGTTGATGTAACGACCGAATTCATCCGAGAAGGCGAGATATTTATTGTCTTGCTACCGGAGACGGAAAACGAGACGCGCGCCTGGGCCCGCAAACTTCGCGGCTTAGGCAAGATCGTTGAGGTTTTTCCAGACAGCGCCATCCCGCTCGGCAAACAGATTAAATACGCTGACAAAAAAGGCTACGCCGAAATATACCTGCCGACAGGCGAGGAATGGCGACAGGGTCAGATTGTCGTCAAGGACCTTTCAAGCGGCGCTCAGCGCTCTTACAGACGGACCGAGTATGAAGTTTGA
- a CDS encoding PQQ-dependent sugar dehydrogenase, whose product MKDVSIWWWNFAVLLLLLLGSQLTPSIQPTKQEATSNKSGPLYKEKQFTWETKVLLTGLDIPWDLAQLPDGGLLITERTGKLKLWDTKTVQTVAELPVATVSESGLTGIALHPKFPENHWLYLYYTYRTGGELKNKVVRYVFENNKLTENKTILDGLAGGQIHNGGRLRFGPDDLLYVLTGDAARPALAQDPKRLEGKILRLKDDGSVPDDNPTKGSLVYTLGHRNPQGLTWHSLTEEMYATEHGETANDELNAIQPGQNYGWPTAKRGALDHTGFVAPLLGSGDETWAPSGIDFVGLKIWELRYTAIFAGLRSQKLQKIEIIDGKIASQEVLIDKTYGRLRAVLAKGDGSVYVTTSNRDGRTNPQADDDRLLIVTPVEKN is encoded by the coding sequence ATGAAAGACGTTAGTATCTGGTGGTGGAATTTTGCGGTTCTACTGCTGCTACTGCTTGGTAGCCAACTGACGCCATCAATCCAACCAACTAAGCAAGAGGCAACGTCAAATAAATCAGGCCCCCTCTACAAGGAGAAGCAATTTACCTGGGAAACAAAAGTATTATTGACTGGTCTAGATATTCCCTGGGATTTGGCCCAGCTGCCTGACGGAGGGCTCTTGATCACCGAGCGCACTGGTAAGCTCAAACTTTGGGACACGAAAACCGTTCAAACTGTCGCTGAGTTGCCGGTCGCCACCGTTTCTGAATCAGGGCTGACCGGAATCGCTCTACACCCCAAATTCCCCGAGAATCACTGGCTTTATCTTTACTACACCTACCGCACCGGCGGCGAGCTGAAAAATAAAGTGGTCCGTTACGTCTTTGAAAATAACAAGTTAACCGAAAATAAGACGATTCTTGACGGTCTGGCTGGCGGGCAGATTCATAACGGTGGTCGGTTGCGCTTCGGCCCAGACGACTTGCTCTATGTCTTGACAGGCGACGCCGCTCGCCCGGCTCTAGCTCAGGATCCAAAGAGACTTGAGGGGAAGATTTTGCGCCTAAAAGACGACGGCAGTGTGCCGGATGATAATCCAACGAAAGGCTCGCTTGTCTATACGCTCGGCCACCGTAATCCCCAAGGATTAACTTGGCACAGTCTAACTGAAGAGATGTACGCCACCGAGCACGGCGAAACCGCAAACGACGAGCTGAACGCCATCCAGCCAGGTCAAAACTACGGTTGGCCAACCGCCAAGCGCGGCGCGCTTGACCACACTGGTTTCGTTGCCCCGTTACTTGGCTCTGGCGATGAAACTTGGGCGCCATCCGGCATCGACTTTGTGGGCCTAAAAATTTGGGAGTTACGCTACACCGCGATATTCGCCGGCTTGCGCAGTCAGAAGCTACAGAAAATCGAAATTATCGACGGCAAGATCGCGAGTCAAGAAGTTCTAATTGATAAAACGTACGGTCGCTTACGGGCCGTTCTAGCCAAGGGCGATGGCTCCGTTTACGTCACAACCAGCAACCGCGACGGCCGAACTAACCCTCAAGCTGATGATGATCGGCTTTTGATTGTTACCCCAGTCGAGAAGAACTAA
- a CDS encoding shikimate dehydrogenase, producing the protein MKKFGFIVHAVTAKDAARRYPFLQRWPDPLIELFMLMKGPSVVGRTSVITSPTGAVTQGVFVGVPMSTRMLQKLPLEFSYKRILKAIEIAAQEGAEVVGLGAHTACIGDGGITLNARSRVPVTSGNSYTVATAIEAGMDAVGRLYPNLDLRFEGVLAVVGATGAIGKTCAQMLKDRFAVTYLIGRDLDRTQAAAESIGLPLSTATTDVGIIRKAHLVISVTSSDTDVIKSEHLSPGTVVVDVARPRDVSFRVQKERQDVLVIEGGVVRVPGKPSFGLNFGFPPYDAYACMSETMVLALEGRCEAFTCGKDVSPEQVEEISRLATRQGFGLSGYRSFERRVEDEDVERIASLAAKRVGLLSDLIAY; encoded by the coding sequence GTGAAGAAATTTGGCTTCATCGTCCACGCAGTTACTGCGAAGGACGCCGCTCGTCGTTATCCCTTCCTTCAGCGTTGGCCCGATCCGTTGATCGAGCTCTTTATGCTGATGAAGGGTCCGTCTGTTGTTGGACGCACTAGCGTCATCACCAGCCCAACAGGGGCAGTGACGCAGGGTGTTTTCGTCGGCGTGCCGATGTCCACACGGATGCTACAAAAACTGCCTCTAGAGTTCTCCTACAAGAGGATTCTCAAGGCGATCGAAATCGCCGCCCAAGAAGGCGCCGAAGTCGTTGGCCTGGGCGCGCACACGGCGTGCATCGGCGATGGGGGAATTACCCTTAACGCCCGCAGCCGGGTTCCAGTCACTAGCGGCAACAGCTACACGGTTGCCACAGCGATCGAGGCTGGCATGGATGCCGTTGGACGCCTGTACCCCAATTTGGACCTAAGGTTCGAAGGGGTACTGGCGGTGGTTGGCGCTACAGGCGCGATCGGCAAAACTTGTGCTCAGATGCTCAAGGATCGATTCGCCGTAACCTACTTGATCGGTCGCGACCTGGATCGAACGCAAGCAGCAGCCGAATCGATCGGCCTGCCACTGAGTACAGCCACCACCGACGTCGGCATCATTCGCAAAGCGCACCTGGTGATCTCGGTCACTAGTTCCGATACTGACGTCATTAAGTCGGAGCACCTCTCGCCTGGGACGGTTGTCGTCGATGTGGCTCGGCCACGCGACGTCAGCTTCCGGGTACAGAAAGAGCGCCAAGACGTTTTGGTCATCGAGGGCGGCGTAGTGCGAGTGCCGGGCAAGCCAAGTTTTGGCTTGAACTTCGGCTTCCCGCCTTATGACGCTTACGCTTGCATGAGCGAGACTATGGTTCTGGCGCTGGAGGGACGCTGCGAGGCGTTCACTTGCGGCAAGGACGTTTCGCCAGAGCAGGTAGAGGAGATCAGCCGCCTGGCGACGCGCCAAGGCTTCGGCTTGTCTGGCTATCGCAGCTTCGAGCGGCGAGTTGAGGATGAGGATGTCGAGCGGATCGCTTCCCTGGCTGCCAAGCGCGTCGGGCTACTGTCCGACTTGATCGCCTACTAG
- a CDS encoding thymidine kinase, with protein MANRVVVFTGPMKTAKTLRLLHAYQAYCANQKRAKVTAFKPRADTRYDDNCIRTRLNPQVCIPAKVIGQSKEILRHLKPEVDLVLIDEANFFDPELLYVVMKIRDQADVFITGLDKDFRGLPFGPMGHLLAIANEVHKLKAYCDVCKRELAEYTQMLEDGQPASAFVDTVTPEGSVKNRTYETRCQDHFEPPSDLEDWLAEQSRVALANA; from the coding sequence ATGGCAAACCGCGTGGTGGTTTTTACAGGCCCGATGAAAACAGCCAAGACACTGCGGTTGTTACATGCCTACCAGGCCTATTGTGCCAACCAAAAACGCGCCAAAGTCACCGCTTTCAAACCCCGAGCCGATACTCGTTACGACGACAATTGTATCCGCACCCGCTTAAACCCCCAGGTCTGTATTCCTGCCAAGGTTATCGGTCAGAGTAAGGAAATTTTGCGCCACCTCAAACCTGAAGTGGATTTAGTGCTAATCGACGAAGCCAATTTCTTTGACCCCGAGCTCCTCTATGTTGTCATGAAGATCAGAGACCAGGCTGACGTGTTTATCACCGGCTTAGATAAAGACTTCCGTGGCTTACCCTTTGGGCCGATGGGGCACCTGCTAGCAATCGCGAACGAAGTCCACAAGCTCAAGGCCTACTGCGACGTCTGCAAGAGGGAGCTAGCTGAATACACCCAGATGCTGGAGGATGGTCAGCCGGCCTCGGCTTTTGTTGATACCGTGACGCCGGAAGGGTCTGTTAAGAACCGAACCTATGAAACTCGCTGTCAGGATCATTTCGAACCACCGAGTGACCTTGAAGACTGGTTGGCGGAACAAAGCCGTGTCGCGCTAGCTAACGCTTGA
- a CDS encoding response regulator, whose translation MARHKVLLVEDNDELRRLYKDIFRHNNFEVFEAVDGEQAIDEALNSKPDVIILDLMLPRQGGLRALKIYRSLPECKHTPVIILTAMPNPDYQREAAEMVQGYYLKTAIGPQELVGKVRDLLEGK comes from the coding sequence ATGGCCCGCCATAAAGTGCTTCTAGTTGAAGATAACGACGAACTACGCCGGCTTTATAAAGATATATTCCGTCACAATAATTTCGAGGTTTTTGAAGCGGTGGACGGAGAGCAAGCAATTGATGAGGCGTTAAATAGTAAGCCGGACGTAATTATTCTAGATCTGATGTTACCGCGCCAAGGTGGCCTGCGCGCCCTCAAAATCTACCGTAGCTTGCCCGAATGCAAGCACACCCCGGTTATTATTCTTACCGCCATGCCCAACCCGGATTATCAGCGCGAAGCCGCCGAGATGGTACAGGGATATTACCTCAAAACTGCCATTGGTCCTCAAGAACTCGTCGGCAAGGTTAGGGATCTGCTCGAGGGTAAGTAG
- a CDS encoding HAD-IC family P-type ATPase: MGGVWSKNEREVSAELGAVAAKGLSEAEASRRLSRHGYNLLREKPKASALIVLLRQFQSPLTLILIVAALISYLQKDMTDTVVVLAVVVLNVSIGFFQEYRAERTIEKLRHALAVTARVIRDGIEQKIPAKNIVVGDIIVLEAGDRVPADARLIEGGQLRVNEAALTGETVPAHKRLGAVREDTVLAERSNMLFMSTFLVDGRAVAVVTGTGMNTEIGAISAEVTRVRPTPTFLQRKITQFGRYILLASFILTILIFFFGLSQRIPLADMFAVALSILVAIVPEGLPVALTVVLSVGLLRMYRRAALIRKLAGAETLGSATVICVDKTGTLTEGKMMVERILLGGDDVAVTGHGYSLSGRFTVESKPVAPEHLPGLKLILELVSMATTSTISREDLKTDQAQILTDPTETALSVVAAKAGYYAFKEERRYPEVLEIPFDQELRYSTSVHRFGRHNRYITKGSPEKVLQLSSHVISPGGTRNRLLARSRANLEERASAYAKQGYRLVALAYSDRPGSETPNERHLKDLTFVGYFCIADPIRAEVRKAISTAKEAGVRVIMLTGDHLLTAETIAQKIGLDIHGKAIHANDLGHHDLEDVSVVARATPADKLKIVEKLQRRGEIVAMTGDGVNDAPALKRADIGIAMGRSGTDVAIEASEMVLLQDNFEAIVNAIAEGRLIWENLRKVVFYLTSTTFAELFIIVYALFVGIPLPLLAVQILWMNLVTDGVMSMALTVEPAETDLMRQQPRPHGASLVDSGMFWRMVVLSLVMAAGSLGVYLFTLKHGVDYARTATLTAMVFFQLLNVFNARSHTKSVFSLKLPINPLLLISFAVATILQALVLAMPAMRDLLGLAAIDTLTVVSIVAITASIILADELRKAVRRVSLNWARLQQGFAD; encoded by the coding sequence ATGGGTGGGGTTTGGTCAAAAAATGAGCGCGAAGTTTCAGCCGAGCTTGGCGCTGTTGCCGCAAAGGGACTTTCTGAGGCAGAAGCGAGCCGGAGATTAAGCCGGCACGGCTATAATTTGTTGCGGGAGAAGCCTAAAGCCTCGGCGCTCATTGTTTTATTGCGGCAGTTTCAGAGTCCGCTAACTTTAATACTGATCGTGGCAGCACTGATTTCTTACCTGCAGAAGGATATGACCGATACAGTTGTCGTGCTGGCGGTGGTCGTTTTGAACGTATCGATCGGTTTTTTCCAGGAGTACCGCGCTGAGCGAACCATTGAGAAGCTTCGCCACGCTCTCGCAGTAACGGCTCGCGTCATCCGTGATGGCATCGAGCAGAAAATACCGGCCAAGAATATTGTTGTCGGCGATATTATTGTTTTGGAAGCTGGCGATCGAGTTCCTGCCGACGCCCGTTTGATAGAGGGGGGTCAGCTAAGAGTCAACGAGGCGGCCCTGACCGGCGAAACAGTCCCTGCTCACAAAAGGCTTGGCGCTGTACGCGAAGACACTGTTTTAGCCGAGCGCTCCAATATGCTGTTTATGTCGACGTTTCTCGTTGACGGTCGGGCGGTGGCAGTCGTCACTGGCACCGGGATGAATACAGAAATTGGCGCCATCTCCGCTGAAGTAACGAGGGTCCGTCCAACGCCGACATTTTTACAACGAAAAATCACCCAGTTCGGGCGTTACATACTGCTCGCTTCATTTATCCTGACGATACTGATCTTCTTCTTTGGTCTAAGTCAGCGCATACCTCTAGCGGACATGTTTGCGGTTGCCCTCTCAATTCTTGTGGCAATTGTTCCTGAGGGGTTGCCGGTAGCGCTCACTGTAGTGTTATCGGTAGGACTATTACGAATGTACCGACGTGCTGCCTTAATCCGAAAACTTGCCGGAGCGGAGACGCTGGGTAGCGCTACGGTCATTTGCGTCGATAAGACCGGCACTTTGACCGAAGGGAAAATGATGGTGGAGCGGATTCTGCTGGGGGGTGACGACGTTGCAGTGACCGGGCACGGCTACTCGTTATCCGGACGCTTTACAGTCGAGAGCAAACCAGTAGCGCCAGAGCATCTTCCTGGGCTGAAACTGATCCTCGAGCTTGTCAGCATGGCAACTACCTCAACGATCTCACGGGAGGACTTAAAAACGGATCAAGCTCAGATACTGACCGACCCGACCGAGACGGCACTCTCTGTGGTTGCGGCAAAAGCTGGTTACTACGCCTTCAAAGAAGAGCGTCGCTACCCGGAAGTACTAGAGATCCCGTTTGATCAAGAGCTGCGCTACTCAACTTCAGTCCATCGCTTCGGGCGTCATAATCGCTACATAACCAAAGGTTCGCCTGAAAAAGTCTTACAGCTCTCCAGTCACGTTATCTCGCCTGGAGGTACAAGAAATCGATTATTAGCGCGCTCACGGGCAAATTTGGAAGAACGGGCCTCTGCCTACGCTAAGCAGGGGTATCGCTTGGTGGCGCTTGCCTACAGCGACCGACCAGGCTCGGAAACGCCCAACGAGCGACATCTCAAAGATCTGACTTTCGTCGGCTACTTTTGTATTGCCGACCCGATCCGCGCAGAAGTAAGAAAGGCAATCAGTACAGCTAAAGAGGCCGGCGTCCGGGTTATTATGCTTACTGGGGACCACCTTCTGACGGCTGAGACAATCGCCCAGAAAATCGGCCTGGATATTCACGGCAAGGCAATCCACGCTAATGATCTAGGCCACCACGATCTTGAGGACGTGAGCGTTGTTGCCAGGGCCACACCGGCAGACAAACTGAAAATAGTCGAGAAGCTGCAACGTCGTGGGGAAATTGTTGCCATGACTGGCGACGGTGTTAATGACGCCCCAGCGTTGAAAAGAGCCGACATCGGCATCGCCATGGGTCGAAGTGGCACCGACGTCGCGATTGAGGCTTCCGAGATGGTTCTTCTACAAGATAATTTTGAAGCGATTGTTAACGCCATTGCCGAGGGTCGCCTGATTTGGGAGAACCTTCGTAAGGTCGTTTTCTATCTTACTTCAACAACTTTCGCCGAGTTGTTCATTATTGTTTACGCGCTTTTTGTTGGCATTCCATTGCCGCTGCTCGCGGTTCAGATTTTGTGGATGAACCTCGTGACGGACGGCGTGATGTCGATGGCGTTAACCGTTGAGCCGGCGGAGACTGACCTGATGCGTCAGCAGCCTCGGCCACACGGAGCTTCATTAGTCGACTCCGGCATGTTCTGGCGGATGGTAGTTCTATCGTTAGTGATGGCGGCTGGCTCGTTAGGAGTTTACCTATTCACCCTGAAGCACGGCGTCGATTACGCTCGGACGGCAACGCTTACGGCGATGGTTTTCTTCCAGCTCTTGAATGTTTTTAACGCCCGCAGCCATACGAAATCGGTGTTCTCGCTCAAACTTCCAATCAACCCGTTACTACTAATCTCATTCGCCGTAGCGACAATCTTACAAGCCCTAGTTTTAGCAATGCCCGCAATGAGGGATTTGCTGGGCTTGGCGGCGATAGATACGCTTACTGTCGTTTCGATAGTTGCGATTACCGCCTCGATTATCCTCGCCGATGAGCTCCGTAAGGCGGTCCGGCGCGTCAGCTTGAACTGGGCACGCTTGCAGCAGGGTTTTGCCGATTAG